The Solanum lycopersicum chromosome 6, SLM_r2.1 genome has a window encoding:
- the LOC138349196 gene encoding uncharacterized protein — MVNLTKLEFTALQSSGRNYLSWVLDAEIHLDAMCLGDTIKEENKTSNQNYARAMIFLRHHLDEILKNRISDMNEVYAHHARRGKGRGPNRGRGHGRGQERNSIPDINHSSNKKEKKDEKREATRESCFRCGGKGHYARDCHTPKHLVELYQESLKKKEKNPEANFISENQVDITDLDVADFFAHPEGKIDHLIGDGSVNMEE; from the exons atggtcAATCTTACAAAACTAGAGTTCACTGCCCTTCAAAGTTCGGGCAGGAACTACCTCTCATGGGTGTTGGATGCTGAAATTCACCTTGATGCAATGTGTCTTGGAGAcaccataaaagaagaaaataagacatCAAATCAAAACTATGCACGAGCAATGATATTCTTGCGTCATCATCTTGACGAGATTCTGAAAAATCGAATATCTGACA TGAATGAGGTGTACGCCCACCATGCTAGGCGTGGAAAAGGTCGCGGTCCTAACCGTGGTCGTGGACATGGTCGTGGTCAAGAACGTAATTCTATTCCTGACATtaatcattcatcaaataaaaaggaaaaaaaagatgaGAAACGTGAAGCAACTAGGGAAAGTTGTTTTCGGTGTGGTGGAAAAGGTCATTATGCACGTGATTGTCATACTCCCAAACACTTGGTTGAGCTTTATCAAGAATCactaaagaagaaagagaaaaatcctgaggcaaattttatctctgaaaatcaagttgacatCACGGACTTGGATGTAGCAGATTTCTTCGCACATCctgaaggaaaaatagatcaCTTAATTGGTGATGGTTCTGTGAACATGGaagagtga